TTGGCAAATCGGTTTCCAATATGAACGATCTTAATTCTAGTTTGCTGTCCAACTTTGGCATCGGGGACGAAGATGATGAATCCTTCGATCTTCGCTATTCCGTCACCACGTCTGCTGATTTCAGTAATGGTGACATCGTATTCCTTGCCCATTTCAACAGGTTTAGGTTTGAATGATCT
Above is a window of Candidatus Methylarchaceae archaeon HK02M2 DNA encoding:
- a CDS encoding TRAM domain-containing protein encodes the protein MGKEYDVTITEISRRGDGIAKIEGFIIFVPDAKVGQQTRIKIVHIGNRFA